A genome region from Glycine max cultivar Williams 82 chromosome 5, Glycine_max_v4.0, whole genome shotgun sequence includes the following:
- the LOC113001686 gene encoding precursor of CEP9 — translation MAKFQVLHKYFFIFLALVVCHGSLVAHGRKINVKPLNQQHYSLNTKTVANNNPYPSLPSLKTKVESPQYEEANKLGDSGADNTNAFRSTTPGGSTGVGHKIITSSEDNKMKTMVVVQSPDVEVFVTKGSKDDFKPTDPGHSPGVGHVYQNKIGQAN, via the coding sequence ATGGCCAAATTTCAGGTTTtgcacaaatattttttcatttttctagcACTAGTTGTGTGCCATGGTTCCCTTGTAGCACATGGCAGGAAAATAAATGTAAAGCCATTGAACCAGCAACATTATTCATTAAACACAAAAACTGTAGCTAATAATAATCCTTACCCTTCCCTTCCATCACTTAAAACTAAAGTTGAATCACCACAGTATGAGGAAGCTAATAAATTGGGAGATTCAGGTGCAGACAACACAAATGCATTCCGATCCACTACACCCGGAGGGAGTACTGGTGTTGGCCACAAAATAATCACATCATCAGAAGATAACAAGATGAAAACAATGGTTGTAGTTCAGAGCCCAGATGTTGAAGTTTTCGTGACTAAGGGGTCAAAAGATGATTTCAAACCTACTGACCCAGGTCACAGCCCTGGAGTTGGCCATGTTTACCAAAACAAAATTGGACAGGCAAATTAG